The following are encoded in a window of Pseudomonas sp. JQ170C genomic DNA:
- a CDS encoding phytanoyl-CoA dioxygenase family protein — translation MPASLKDLGRYAALPWHCLQLLTHAKSFENNPVLGSARLNALGLHVQRRQLAMAMAAMRRRALAPRLDAGELAHFEEQGFFVRENALPAEQFAALRAELGNLRSTGWEMRQGKAVTRRVSLDQDVLEKNPASAAFVADRGVRDLIAYASSNTGGITYQLQSIVIDGVNAEKDPQTRLHADTFHPTAKAWLFLDDVEDDQGPFSYVPGSHRLTPERLAWEYRQSLDAARSPEQMHREGSFRVHEHELAELGLPAPRRFSVPANTLVVADTSGFHARCPSLQPSHRVEIYASLRRNPFIPWRGAHLFALPWIANHHMRWDIRLKRLMGFDKRSHWRFIEALNAYEKPYI, via the coding sequence ATGCCTGCATCACTGAAGGATCTGGGCCGTTATGCGGCACTGCCCTGGCATTGCCTGCAACTGCTGACCCACGCCAAGTCATTCGAGAACAACCCTGTGCTGGGCAGCGCCCGGCTCAATGCCCTGGGCCTGCACGTGCAGCGTCGACAATTGGCCATGGCCATGGCGGCGATGCGGCGCCGGGCCCTGGCGCCACGGCTGGACGCTGGCGAGCTGGCACATTTTGAGGAGCAGGGCTTTTTCGTGCGCGAGAACGCCTTGCCCGCCGAACAGTTCGCCGCCTTGCGCGCCGAGCTGGGCAACCTGCGCAGCACCGGCTGGGAGATGCGCCAGGGCAAGGCCGTGACCCGGCGGGTGAGCCTGGACCAGGATGTGCTGGAGAAGAACCCGGCCAGCGCCGCGTTCGTGGCCGACCGCGGCGTGCGCGACTTGATCGCCTATGCGTCGTCCAACACCGGCGGCATCACGTACCAGCTGCAGTCGATCGTGATCGACGGCGTCAATGCCGAGAAGGACCCGCAAACCCGCCTGCATGCCGACACCTTCCATCCCACTGCCAAGGCGTGGTTGTTCCTGGATGACGTGGAAGATGACCAGGGGCCGTTCAGCTACGTGCCCGGTTCTCATCGCCTGACGCCGGAACGCCTGGCCTGGGAATACCGCCAGAGCCTGGATGCGGCCCGTTCGCCGGAGCAGATGCACCGCGAGGGGTCGTTCCGGGTTCACGAACATGAACTGGCCGAACTCGGCCTGCCAGCGCCACGGCGCTTCTCGGTTCCGGCCAATACGCTGGTGGTGGCGGATACCTCGGGCTTTCATGCCCGCTGCCCGAGCTTGCAGCCGAGCCACCGGGTGGAGATTTACGCGAGCCTGCGCCGTAATCCGTTCATTCCATGGCGCGGTGCCCACCTGTTCGCCCTGCCGTGGATTGCCAACCATCACATGCGCTGGGACATTCGCCTGAAGCGCTTGATGGGGTTCGACAAGCGCAGCCACTGGCGTTTTATCGAAGCGCTCAACGCTTACGAAAAGCCGTATATCTGA
- a CDS encoding aminotransferase class I/II-fold pyridoxal phosphate-dependent enzyme — protein MTAKTPTGLGAGIKQRLIQQALERRRSEAGDTAGGATLEQAQQAALKVPEAFYRFDQHPGYQQLRVMQQSAARLGLANPFFRMHEGTAGAETCIGSREYINFASYNYLGYSGHPVVAEAAKAAIDRYGTSVSASRPVSGDRPLHRELERELASLYEVDDAVVFVSGHATNVTTIGYLFGPRDLVLHDELIHNSVLQGIQLSGARRLSFAHNDWQALDRILAEQRPHFERVLVVVEGIYSMDGDYPDLPRFVELKRKHKVFLMVDEAHSLGVMGANGKGIREHFGLAGDDVDIWMGTLSKALASCGGYIAGNTALVEHLKFLAPGFLYSVGMPPSVTASALAALKCMAGDQERVQTMQARGELFLRLAKAAGLDTATSTGLAVIPVITGSSFKAGRLSSALFERGINAQPILYPAVPEKAARVRFFVSCEHTEEQIISTVAIVAEEMARLS, from the coding sequence ATGACTGCAAAAACGCCCACCGGCCTAGGCGCCGGTATCAAGCAACGGCTGATCCAGCAAGCACTGGAACGCCGTCGCAGCGAGGCGGGCGATACAGCCGGCGGCGCGACCCTGGAGCAAGCACAGCAGGCCGCGCTGAAGGTGCCCGAGGCGTTCTATCGCTTCGACCAGCACCCCGGCTATCAGCAGTTGCGGGTGATGCAGCAGAGCGCTGCACGCCTGGGCCTGGCCAACCCGTTCTTTCGTATGCACGAGGGCACGGCGGGCGCTGAAACCTGCATCGGCAGCCGTGAGTACATCAACTTCGCCAGCTACAACTACCTTGGCTACTCCGGTCACCCGGTGGTGGCCGAGGCGGCCAAGGCAGCGATTGATCGCTACGGCACCTCGGTGTCGGCCAGCCGGCCGGTGTCGGGTGATCGTCCGCTGCACCGTGAGCTGGAGCGTGAGCTGGCGAGCCTCTATGAGGTTGACGATGCGGTGGTGTTTGTCAGTGGCCACGCCACCAACGTCACCACCATCGGCTACCTGTTCGGCCCGCGCGACCTGGTGCTGCATGACGAGCTGATCCACAACAGCGTGCTGCAGGGCATCCAGTTGTCGGGGGCGCGGCGCTTGAGTTTCGCCCATAACGACTGGCAGGCACTGGACCGGATTCTGGCCGAGCAGCGCCCGCATTTCGAGCGGGTGCTGGTGGTGGTCGAAGGCATCTACAGCATGGACGGCGACTACCCGGACCTGCCGCGTTTCGTCGAGCTCAAACGCAAGCACAAAGTCTTTCTGATGGTCGATGAGGCGCACTCACTGGGCGTGATGGGCGCGAACGGCAAAGGCATTCGCGAGCATTTCGGCCTGGCGGGTGATGACGTCGATATCTGGATGGGAACCTTGAGCAAGGCCCTGGCCAGTTGTGGCGGTTACATTGCCGGCAACACGGCGCTGGTGGAGCACCTCAAGTTTCTGGCTCCGGGTTTCCTGTACAGCGTGGGCATGCCGCCTTCGGTGACCGCGTCGGCGCTGGCGGCGCTCAAGTGCATGGCGGGGGATCAGGAGCGGGTGCAAACGATGCAGGCCCGTGGCGAACTGTTCCTGCGCCTGGCCAAAGCGGCGGGGCTGGATACGGCCACCAGCACCGGGCTTGCGGTGATTCCGGTGATTACCGGCAGCTCGTTCAAGGCGGGACGGTTGTCCAGCGCATTGTTCGAGCGCGGGATCAACGCCCAGCCGATCCTTTATCCGGCGGTGCCGGAAAAGGCCGCGCGGGTGCGGTTCTTTGTGTCTTGCGAGCACACCGAGGAGCAGATCATCAGCACCGTGGCCATCGTTGCCGAAGAGATGGCCCGGCTTTCTTGA
- a CDS encoding type I polyketide synthase, whose protein sequence is MTKRRQVAIVGCSFRFPGSTTSSFWQNLMAGRDLVTQVDTSRWDHAEFLHPDKANPATSYTFAAGTLGDVSAFDAGFFNISPREAAVMDPQQRMLLEMCWETFENAGVKPSSLRGSNCGVYLGIAAVEQAYRLVEDMASIDAATATGNTMSIAANRLSFFYDLRGPSMAIDTACSSSLVAFHQACQAILSGDIDQAVTGGISLHMHPFGFMIFAKASMLSRTGRCHSFDESGDGYARSEGGGLFLLKDYDQAVADGNPILAVVAASAVNTDGRKSSLTLPNADAQAALLKRAYAKAGIDPSQLDYLEAHGTGTAVGDPVETRAIGEALGQARGAGNPLPIGSVKSNLGHLEAASGVAGLMKALNCLIERKVPATIGVEELNPNIAFADLNLKVVTETHALKPEGQLTVGVNSFGFGGANAHVILQSPEPLPASAAPTQARRVPLMLSAKDADGLRATAERFANYLAAHPEANYYDVAYQAMFRRDVHSHRLLLVSADPAEAAQALADYADDPSLSELSSVLEAGQALDKVQGPVFVYSGNGSQWQGMGSAMLGNPLFEAAVAEVDAIFQPLAGYSLRAELLGENGEDRYVRTEIAQPALFALQVAVTRVLAAQGFHPAAVIGHSVGEVAAAWACGALTLEDATQVIFHRSRLQGLTRGSGQMSAVGLSGEDTAAVLVELGLDSQLVIAGENSARGATVAGSVEALSVLEEALTERQVFVRRLGLDYAFHSPAMNPIERQVIADLAHIRPRSGDIPFYSTVVGGELDGQRLDSRYWWQNIRFPVLFQGAMDALVGQGFNLYVEVGPHPILRAYVTDALNARELPGQVIGTLLRKDNSPALLERCMAKLLIAGGEPDWQPHFPVAGNNVRLPNYAWQRDSFQLPVSAESFGVLQRERVHPLLGYPLADRALTWENRLDTQLFPTLGDHKVGESVLFPGAGFTELALAVALLHQPGEFVDIEELEIHNPLLLGSEGSKKIRVNVEEADGTLRVTSRTLAQREEWVQHVVARLPGEARGVLLGGRAPALPQRPADFTGEQHLALTCAVGLNYGPAYQAVSAVWVEPARVLAQLSVPEAIADELASLHLHPALLDGAFQLITELLVSQPGSNKGLAFIPVKFGRIAFAKAGGVPCLAEVVQLKRTEHSLLVDFTLFDAAGNAVLFIKDARFRGVRLQRDRSGDIKHLAHVGVAAPGQVVPLVREAQAGTPLVAHLQGLGDEAVQARYLNEVEPLLEALCSSFVLDLIEQAGGQLSAEQVALWSQHEGVPGDYLATLLRHGQDDGSLGCDADGNWKVVEAGERPASEEIWQELFKSYPEHFQIIHSVGRIGRHLLALLDGRQTLEQLLPRETSGANLARLVLGAAGQQRLLAGVRETLAQRLAALPAGQRLRVLELGFGGQSFIESLYAGIDFDRVDYSYCVQEPELAQMLRDDCPALDIVGFDQLADAGQYDWVLVPTDLAALDSIGEALRQAANALNAHGQLALLAQYPARWADFVFGAQADWWLAGPQQALSRQQRPSFWLHELQRHGLTLTHTLEALPGNACGSYLLLAEKPLGGHAPTVETPVQRWALVAEAGQGAAEQLAQALREQGQQVSLLLPGNAQALAQQLAALDQAPEQLLHLVGFDANQGLDGQGLRCMQAAALVQACESLGMAPQCWLLTRGAAAHLYAGDSAENVDAIADAAFWGFGRTLANESVSCKVRLLDLAFNAPVDSLLPALLHADAETELAITADGQRYVPRLRVLDDQARVVGDADKRISLGFDLPGQLRNLRWEVREPRLPAPDELDIAVRATGLNFRDVMFALGLLSDEAIENGFSGPTLGFEFSGVVQGKGADVLGDFAPGDRVVGFGPCSFANRLVTNANAVARIPDGMSFEAAATIPSTFFTVYYALHYLARLEPGEKVLIHGAAGGVGIAAIQIAKWCGAQIYATAGSDEKRDFLRLLGVDKVFDSRSLAYADEVLAMTGGRGVDVVLNSLAGEAINRNLRVLKPFGRFLELGKRDFYQNTRIGLRPFRNNISYFGIDADQLMSERPDLTRRLFAQMMALFEQGILHPLPFREFDANQVVEAFRYMQQARQIGKIVVTYGNPIEQLVETRQQPVQHLQLSGDATYLVTGGVGGFGLRTAQWLVDKGARHLVLLGRRGPASVEVQPSLAAWQAQGIDVQALACDITDAQQLRGVFERINASPYPLRGLVHAATVIDDSLIRNLEAEQLQRVLEPKAKGAQYLHELTRELALDFFVMFSSATTLFGNPGQANYVAANHWLEALARHRRSLGLAATAVLWGAIDDVGFLARNEQIKDALQSRMGGAALRADVALAHLEQMLLKGDDGIGVLELEWKALSRFLPSAATPRFVELVRAHGGEQDDDNDAEDIQRMLAELDDEQVLERFVELLKHEVCEILRLPAARLDTQRPLQELGLDSLMSVELVVALEERFGIRLPVMELSESSSIDKLSVRILDLLRGEAGGNEASAPAALAENVLARHGSELSREQIAELNAELADNTAVPNRLIE, encoded by the coding sequence TTGACAAAGCGTAGACAGGTAGCAATTGTTGGTTGTTCTTTCCGTTTTCCCGGCTCTACCACGAGCAGCTTCTGGCAGAACTTGATGGCCGGGAGGGATCTGGTTACTCAGGTCGACACCTCCCGCTGGGATCACGCCGAGTTCCTGCACCCGGACAAAGCCAACCCGGCTACCAGTTACACTTTCGCGGCCGGCACCCTGGGCGATGTCAGTGCATTCGATGCGGGTTTCTTTAACATCTCGCCGCGCGAAGCGGCAGTAATGGACCCGCAGCAACGCATGTTGCTGGAAATGTGCTGGGAAACTTTCGAGAACGCCGGCGTCAAGCCGTCCAGCCTGCGCGGCAGCAACTGTGGTGTGTACCTGGGGATCGCCGCGGTGGAGCAGGCGTATCGCCTGGTGGAAGACATGGCCTCGATCGACGCCGCCACCGCCACCGGCAACACCATGAGCATCGCCGCCAACCGCCTGTCATTCTTCTACGACCTGCGCGGCCCGAGCATGGCCATCGATACCGCCTGTTCGTCTTCGCTGGTGGCTTTTCACCAGGCCTGCCAGGCCATCCTCAGCGGTGACATCGACCAGGCCGTGACCGGTGGCATCAGCCTGCACATGCACCCGTTCGGTTTCATGATTTTCGCCAAGGCCTCGATGCTGTCGCGCACCGGGCGTTGCCACTCCTTCGATGAGAGCGGCGACGGTTATGCGCGCTCCGAGGGCGGTGGTCTGTTCCTGCTCAAGGACTACGACCAGGCTGTGGCCGACGGCAACCCGATCCTGGCGGTGGTCGCCGCCAGTGCGGTCAATACCGATGGCCGCAAGTCGAGCCTGACCCTGCCCAATGCCGATGCCCAGGCAGCGTTGCTCAAGCGCGCCTATGCCAAGGCCGGTATTGACCCTTCGCAGCTTGATTACCTGGAAGCGCATGGCACGGGTACGGCAGTAGGCGACCCGGTCGAGACCCGCGCCATCGGTGAGGCCCTGGGCCAGGCCCGTGGGGCTGGCAATCCGCTGCCGATCGGCTCGGTCAAGAGCAACCTGGGTCACCTGGAAGCAGCCTCCGGCGTTGCCGGCCTGATGAAGGCGCTCAACTGCCTGATCGAGCGCAAAGTGCCGGCCACCATCGGCGTTGAAGAACTCAACCCGAACATCGCGTTTGCCGACCTCAACCTCAAGGTCGTGACCGAAACCCACGCACTCAAGCCAGAAGGGCAACTGACCGTCGGGGTCAACTCCTTCGGCTTCGGTGGCGCCAACGCCCACGTCATTTTGCAAAGCCCTGAGCCGCTGCCGGCGTCTGCCGCACCGACCCAGGCGCGTCGCGTGCCATTGATGCTCAGCGCCAAGGATGCCGATGGCCTGCGCGCCACGGCCGAGCGTTTTGCCAACTACCTGGCCGCGCACCCTGAGGCCAATTATTACGACGTGGCCTACCAGGCCATGTTCCGTCGCGACGTCCACTCGCATCGCTTGCTGCTGGTCAGCGCCGATCCGGCCGAAGCCGCCCAGGCGCTGGCGGACTACGCCGACGACCCGAGCCTCAGCGAGCTGAGTTCGGTGCTGGAAGCGGGCCAGGCGCTGGACAAGGTCCAGGGGCCGGTCTTCGTCTACTCCGGCAACGGTTCGCAGTGGCAGGGCATGGGCAGCGCGATGCTTGGCAACCCGCTGTTCGAGGCTGCCGTCGCTGAAGTCGATGCCATTTTCCAGCCACTGGCGGGCTATTCGCTGCGCGCCGAGCTGCTGGGTGAAAACGGTGAAGATCGCTATGTGCGCACCGAGATCGCCCAGCCTGCGCTGTTCGCCCTGCAAGTGGCGGTCACCCGTGTACTGGCAGCCCAGGGCTTCCACCCGGCGGCAGTGATTGGCCACAGCGTGGGTGAAGTGGCCGCTGCCTGGGCCTGTGGTGCCTTGACGCTGGAAGACGCGACTCAAGTGATCTTCCACCGTAGCCGCCTGCAGGGCCTGACCCGCGGCAGCGGCCAGATGAGCGCCGTGGGCCTGTCGGGCGAAGACACCGCAGCCGTGCTGGTGGAGCTGGGCCTGGATAGCCAGTTGGTGATCGCGGGCGAAAACAGTGCCCGTGGGGCCACTGTCGCCGGTAGCGTCGAGGCGTTGAGCGTGCTTGAAGAAGCGCTCACCGAGCGTCAGGTATTCGTCCGCCGCCTGGGCCTGGACTATGCCTTCCACTCGCCGGCGATGAACCCGATCGAGCGACAGGTCATTGCCGACCTTGCACACATTCGGCCGCGCAGCGGCGATATCCCATTCTACTCGACTGTCGTAGGCGGCGAGCTGGACGGCCAGCGCCTGGACAGCCGTTACTGGTGGCAGAACATCCGCTTCCCGGTGCTGTTCCAGGGCGCGATGGACGCTTTGGTGGGGCAGGGCTTCAACCTCTACGTTGAAGTCGGTCCGCACCCGATCCTGCGCGCCTACGTCACCGACGCCCTGAATGCGCGCGAGTTGCCAGGCCAGGTGATCGGCACCTTGCTGCGCAAGGACAACAGCCCGGCGTTGCTGGAGCGTTGCATGGCCAAGCTGCTGATTGCGGGCGGCGAGCCAGACTGGCAGCCGCACTTCCCGGTAGCAGGCAACAACGTGCGCCTGCCGAACTACGCCTGGCAGCGTGACAGCTTCCAGTTGCCGGTCAGCGCCGAATCCTTTGGTGTACTGCAGCGCGAGCGTGTGCACCCGCTGCTGGGTTACCCGCTGGCCGACCGTGCCCTGACCTGGGAAAACCGTCTGGACACCCAGCTGTTCCCGACCCTGGGCGATCACAAGGTGGGTGAGTCGGTGCTGTTCCCCGGCGCCGGTTTCACCGAGCTGGCATTGGCGGTGGCGTTGCTGCACCAGCCGGGTGAGTTCGTCGATATCGAAGAGCTGGAGATTCATAACCCGTTGCTGCTCGGCAGCGAAGGCAGCAAGAAAATCCGCGTCAACGTCGAAGAGGCAGACGGCACCCTGCGCGTCACCTCGCGCACTTTGGCCCAGCGCGAAGAGTGGGTGCAGCATGTCGTGGCACGCTTGCCGGGTGAAGCCCGTGGCGTGCTACTTGGTGGCCGTGCGCCGGCGCTGCCGCAGCGCCCGGCGGACTTCACCGGCGAGCAGCACCTGGCGCTGACCTGCGCGGTTGGCCTGAACTACGGCCCGGCCTACCAGGCGGTTTCCGCCGTCTGGGTGGAGCCTGCGCGGGTGCTGGCGCAACTGAGCGTGCCTGAGGCCATCGCCGACGAATTGGCCTCGCTGCACCTGCACCCGGCCTTGCTCGACGGTGCTTTCCAGTTGATCACCGAACTGCTGGTCAGCCAGCCGGGCAGCAACAAGGGCCTGGCGTTCATTCCGGTCAAGTTTGGCCGTATCGCTTTTGCCAAGGCCGGCGGTGTGCCGTGCCTGGCCGAAGTCGTGCAACTCAAGCGCACCGAGCATTCGTTGCTGGTGGATTTCACCCTGTTCGATGCAGCCGGCAATGCCGTGCTGTTTATCAAGGACGCGCGCTTCCGCGGCGTGCGCCTGCAGCGCGACCGCTCGGGCGATATCAAACACCTGGCTCATGTCGGTGTGGCTGCGCCTGGCCAGGTGGTTCCGCTGGTGCGTGAGGCCCAGGCCGGCACGCCGTTGGTAGCTCATCTGCAAGGGTTGGGTGACGAAGCTGTGCAGGCGCGTTACCTCAATGAAGTCGAGCCCTTGCTCGAAGCCCTGTGTTCCAGTTTTGTTCTCGACCTGATCGAGCAGGCAGGCGGCCAGTTGAGCGCCGAGCAGGTTGCCCTGTGGTCACAGCACGAAGGCGTGCCGGGCGATTACCTGGCGACCTTGCTGCGCCACGGCCAGGACGACGGCAGCCTTGGCTGTGATGCCGATGGCAACTGGAAAGTCGTCGAAGCGGGCGAGCGTCCTGCCTCCGAGGAAATCTGGCAGGAGCTGTTCAAGAGCTATCCGGAACACTTCCAGATCATTCATTCGGTCGGCCGCATCGGTCGCCACTTGCTGGCCTTGCTGGACGGTCGCCAGACCCTCGAGCAGCTGCTGCCGCGAGAAACCAGCGGGGCCAACCTGGCACGCCTGGTACTGGGTGCAGCGGGTCAGCAACGCCTGCTTGCCGGGGTACGCGAAACCCTGGCCCAACGGCTTGCCGCCTTGCCGGCCGGGCAGCGCCTGCGGGTGCTGGAGCTTGGTTTTGGCGGTCAGTCCTTTATCGAGTCGCTGTACGCCGGTATCGACTTCGATCGCGTCGACTACAGCTACTGCGTGCAGGAGCCGGAGTTGGCGCAGATGCTGCGCGACGATTGCCCGGCACTGGACATTGTCGGTTTTGATCAGTTGGCGGACGCCGGTCAGTACGACTGGGTGTTGGTACCGACGGATCTGGCCGCCCTGGACAGCATCGGCGAAGCCCTGCGTCAGGCCGCCAACGCGCTTAATGCTCATGGGCAGCTGGCGCTGCTGGCGCAGTACCCGGCGCGTTGGGCTGACTTTGTATTCGGTGCTCAGGCCGATTGGTGGCTGGCAGGCCCGCAGCAGGCGTTGTCGCGTCAGCAGCGCCCGTCGTTCTGGCTGCATGAATTGCAGCGTCATGGCCTGACCCTGACCCACACCCTCGAAGCCTTGCCGGGCAACGCCTGTGGCAGTTACCTGTTGCTGGCGGAAAAACCGCTGGGTGGCCATGCGCCGACAGTCGAAACACCGGTGCAACGCTGGGCCCTGGTGGCCGAGGCCGGGCAGGGCGCTGCCGAGCAGTTGGCCCAGGCCCTGCGCGAGCAAGGCCAGCAGGTCAGCCTGCTGCTGCCCGGCAATGCCCAGGCGCTGGCGCAACAGCTGGCTGCGCTGGACCAGGCACCGGAGCAGCTCCTGCACCTGGTCGGCTTCGATGCCAACCAGGGCCTCGATGGCCAGGGCCTGCGCTGCATGCAGGCGGCTGCACTGGTGCAGGCGTGCGAGTCGCTTGGTATGGCGCCGCAATGCTGGCTGTTGACCCGTGGAGCTGCGGCTCACCTGTACGCCGGTGACAGTGCCGAGAACGTCGACGCCATTGCCGATGCCGCCTTCTGGGGCTTTGGCCGCACCTTGGCGAACGAGTCGGTCAGTTGCAAGGTTCGCCTGCTCGACCTGGCCTTCAATGCACCGGTCGACAGCCTGCTGCCCGCACTGCTGCACGCCGATGCCGAAACCGAGTTGGCCATCACCGCCGATGGCCAGCGCTATGTGCCGCGCTTGCGCGTGCTGGACGATCAGGCTCGGGTGGTGGGCGATGCCGACAAGCGCATCAGCCTGGGCTTCGACCTGCCCGGCCAGTTGCGCAACTTGCGCTGGGAAGTGCGCGAGCCGCGCCTGCCTGCGCCGGACGAGCTGGACATTGCCGTACGTGCCACCGGCCTGAACTTCCGCGACGTGATGTTCGCCCTTGGCTTGCTGTCGGATGAAGCCATCGAGAACGGCTTCTCCGGGCCGACCCTGGGCTTTGAATTCTCCGGCGTGGTCCAGGGCAAAGGCGCCGATGTGCTGGGCGATTTCGCCCCGGGCGACCGTGTGGTGGGCTTCGGGCCGTGCAGTTTTGCCAACCGCCTGGTGACCAACGCCAACGCCGTGGCGCGTATTCCGGACGGCATGTCGTTCGAGGCGGCGGCGACCATTCCAAGTACGTTCTTCACCGTCTACTACGCCCTGCATTACCTGGCACGCCTGGAGCCGGGCGAGAAGGTACTGATCCACGGCGCCGCGGGCGGCGTGGGCATCGCTGCGATCCAGATCGCCAAGTGGTGCGGCGCGCAGATCTATGCCACCGCCGGCAGCGACGAAAAGCGCGACTTCCTGCGCCTGCTCGGTGTCGACAAGGTGTTCGACTCGCGCTCTCTGGCCTATGCCGACGAAGTGCTGGCAATGACCGGCGGGCGTGGCGTCGATGTGGTGCTCAACTCCCTGGCGGGCGAAGCGATCAACCGCAACCTGCGGGTGCTCAAGCCGTTTGGCCGGTTCCTGGAGCTGGGCAAGCGCGACTTCTACCAGAACACCCGCATCGGCCTGCGTCCGTTCCGCAACAACATCAGCTACTTCGGCATCGATGCCGACCAGTTGATGAGCGAGCGCCCGGACCTGACCCGGCGCCTGTTCGCGCAGATGATGGCGCTGTTCGAGCAAGGCATCCTGCACCCATTGCCGTTCCGCGAGTTCGACGCCAACCAGGTGGTCGAGGCCTTCCGCTACATGCAGCAGGCCCGGCAGATCGGCAAGATCGTGGTCACCTATGGCAACCCGATCGAGCAGTTGGTGGAAACCCGTCAGCAGCCGGTACAGCACCTGCAACTCAGTGGCGATGCCACCTACCTGGTCACTGGTGGTGTGGGCGGCTTTGGCCTGCGCACGGCGCAGTGGCTGGTGGACAAAGGCGCGCGGCACCTGGTGTTGCTCGGCCGCCGTGGCCCGGCCAGTGTCGAGGTCCAGCCAAGCCTGGCCGCATGGCAGGCCCAGGGCATTGATGTGCAGGCGCTGGCCTGTGACATCACCGATGCGCAGCAGCTGCGCGGCGTGTTCGAGCGCATCAATGCAAGCCCGTATCCCTTGCGCGGCCTGGTGCATGCGGCCACGGTGATCGACGACAGCCTGATCCGCAACCTCGAGGCCGAGCAGCTGCAGCGTGTGCTGGAGCCCAAGGCCAAGGGCGCGCAATACCTGCACGAACTGACCCGTGAACTGGCCCTGGACTTCTTCGTGATGTTCTCCTCGGCCACCACCCTGTTTGGCAACCCCGGCCAGGCCAACTATGTGGCCGCCAACCACTGGCTCGAAGCCCTGGCCCGCCATCGTCGCAGCCTGGGGCTGGCGGCTACCGCCGTGCTGTGGGGCGCCATCGACGACGTCGGCTTCCTGGCCCGCAACGAACAGATCAAGGATGCCCTGCAAAGCCGCATGGGCGGAGCAGCACTGCGGGCGGACGTGGCGCTGGCGCACCTGGAGCAGATGCTGCTCAAGGGTGACGACGGCATCGGCGTGCTGGAGCTGGAATGGAAGGCCTTGTCGCGCTTCCTGCCGAGTGCGGCGACGCCGCGCTTTGTCGAACTGGTCCGCGCCCATGGCGGCGAACAGGACGACGACAACGACGCCGAAGACATTCAGCGCATGCTCGCCGAGCTTGACGACGAACAGGTGCTGGAGCGCTTTGTCGAGCTGCTCAAGCACGAAGTCTGCGAAATCCTGCGCTTGCCGGCGGCGCGTCTGGACACCCAGCGCCCGCTGCAGGAACTGGGGCTCGACTCGCTGATGAGTGTCGAGCTGGTCGTCGCACTGGAAGAGCGTTTCGGCATTCGCCTGCCGGTAATGGAGCTCAGCGAAAGCTCCAGCATCGACAAGCTCAGCGTGCGCATTCTCGACTTGCTGCGTGGCGAAGCGGGGGGCAACGAAGCCTCGGCGCCTGCGGCCCTGGCCGAGAACGTGCTGGCGCGTCACGGCAGTGAGCTGAGCCGTGAACAGATCGCTGAACTTAACGCCGAGCTTGCCGATAACACTGCAGTCCCTAACCGTTTGATTGAGTGA
- the galU gene encoding UTP--glucose-1-phosphate uridylyltransferase GalU: MIKKCLFPAAGYGTRFLPATKAMPKEMLPVVNKPLIQYGVEEALEAGLNEISIVTGRGKRALEDHFDISYELENQIKGTDKEKYLVGIRRLLDECSFSYTRQTEMKGLGHAILTGRPLIGDEPFAVVLADDLCVNLEGDGVLQQMVKLYNQFRCSIVAIQEVDPQETNKYGVISGEMIRDDIYRVNSMVEKPAPEDAPSNLAIIGRYILTPDIFKLIEETEPGKGGEIQITDALMKQAQNGCVIAYKFKGKRFDCGGAEGYIDATNFCFENFYKTGKAY, from the coding sequence ATGATCAAGAAATGCCTGTTTCCCGCAGCTGGCTACGGCACTCGTTTTTTGCCTGCCACCAAAGCCATGCCCAAGGAAATGCTGCCGGTGGTGAACAAGCCACTGATCCAATACGGCGTTGAAGAAGCGCTGGAAGCTGGATTGAACGAGATTTCCATCGTTACCGGCCGCGGCAAGCGCGCCCTGGAAGACCACTTCGACATCAGCTACGAGCTGGAAAACCAGATCAAGGGCACCGACAAAGAGAAGTACCTGGTCGGTATCCGTCGCCTGCTCGACGAGTGCTCGTTCTCCTACACCCGCCAGACCGAAATGAAAGGCCTGGGCCACGCCATCCTGACTGGCCGCCCGCTGATCGGCGACGAGCCGTTCGCGGTCGTGCTGGCTGACGACCTGTGCGTCAACCTCGAAGGTGACGGTGTACTGCAGCAGATGGTCAAGCTGTACAACCAGTTCCGCTGCTCGATCGTCGCCATCCAGGAAGTCGATCCGCAGGAAACCAACAAGTACGGCGTGATCTCCGGCGAGATGATCCGTGACGACATCTACCGCGTGAACAGCATGGTCGAGAAGCCGGCCCCTGAAGACGCGCCGTCGAACCTGGCCATCATCGGCCGCTACATCCTGACCCCGGACATCTTCAAGCTGATCGAAGAAACCGAGCCAGGCAAAGGCGGCGAGATCCAGATCACCGACGCCCTGATGAAGCAGGCGCAGAACGGTTGCGTAATTGCCTACAAGTTCAAGGGCAAGCGTTTTGACTGCGGTGGTGCTGAAGGCTACATCGACGCCACTAATTTCTGCTTCGAGAACTTCTACAAGACCGGCAAAGCTTACTGA